The Microbacterium sp. SORGH_AS_0428 genome contains the following window.
GCTCGCCCTGCAGAGCCGCGGACACACCGTCGCGATGACGGGAGACGGCGTCAACGACGCGCTGGCCATCAAGACCGCCGACATGGGGATCGCCATGAACTCGGGTGCCGCCGCGACGAAGGCCGTCGCGCGGCTCGTGCTGCTGGATGGCAGGTTCTCGCACCTGCCGGATGTCGTCGCCGAGGGGCGTCAGGTCATCGCGAACATCGAGCGCGTCTCGATGCTGTTCCTCACCAAGACCGCCTACGCGACGGCGTTGGCCATCCTGTTCGGCACGCTCGTCCTGTCGTTCCCGTTCCTGCCGCGCCAGCTGTCCATCACCGACGGGCTGACCATCGGCATCCCCGCGTTCTTCCTCGCGCTCATGCCGAACGCCCGGCGCTACATCCCGGGCTTCCTGCCGCGCTCACTGGCCTTCGCCGTGCCGTCCGGACTCATCGTGGCGCTCACGCTCACCGGATACGCGCTCGTCGCGCGGTCGATCGGCGTCGGAGAGGACCAGCTGCGTACGGGCTCGACGATCATCCTGGCCGTCGTCGGCATCTGGATCCTGTCGATCCTGTCGCGACCGCTCAACCGCTTCAAGGTGATCGTGATCGGTGTCATGTTCCTCGCGCTGATCACGCTGTTCACGGTGCCGTTGTCGATCGAGTTCTTCCAGCTGGTCGATCCCGGTCGCGAGGGAGCGTACGCCCTGACCCTGTTCGTGATCGGCGCCATCGGTGCGATCGAGATCGTGCGCCTGTTCCACGTGCGGTTCGTGCGCGCCTCGCTCGCGCGTTCTCAGGGGGCGAAGGGGTCCGGCGCCGCGTCCCGCGAGCGGAAGTAGCGCGAGCCCAGCGGCGTCCACAGGACGACCAAGAGGGCGATCTGCAGGGCGACCTGCACGAAGAGCAGGCCGTCCCAGGTGTCGCTGGTGACGATGGTGATCACGTGCAGCGTGAGCTGGATGGCGATGTAGACGGTCACGAGCAGCCGGGAGAGCCGGCTGCCCCGTGCGACTCCGGAGGCGACGGCGAGCGTCAGGAGCCCGAACAGGATGATGCCCGCGCCGATGAGCGAGACGGTCAGCACGTCATCGGCGGCGACGTCGTAGCGGCTCAGCATCACGAGGATGCCGAGCACCACGTTGTATGCCCCGGTGAGGGAGACCAGCACGACCGCGAGGGTCACCGCGACGGGGCGCCGGACGTGATGCTGGTTCACGCGACCACCCTAGCGGCCGCCCGCGTCAGCCGGCCGCACAGCCCAGCCGCGCCTGCGAGGCGCGCATCGCGTCGATCTCCGCCGTCTGGTTCGTCTTCATGGTCTCCGCCACCTGGAGAACCCGGGGGATGCTGCCGCGCTCGAGCACGGCCTCGGCCATGGGGATCGCGCCCTCGTGGTGGCGGATCATGAGCGTCAGGAACTGGCAGTCCAGGGCCGTGCCGCTCGCGCTGCGGAGCTCCGCCAGCTCCGCGTCGGTGGCCATGCCCATGGACGCGCGCAGCTCGGCGGGATCGGCGTCGGCTCCGGCGCCGTGCGAGCCGTGTGCATCGGTGTCGCCCATCCAGCTCATCAGGGTGCCCTGCTGCGGCACGCCCCACTGCGTCAGCCACTCGAACATCATCCCGTTCTGAGCGGCCTGACCCGTGGCGATGTCGTAGGAGAGAGCCCTGACGGTGTCGTCCTGCGTTCCCTGATAGGCGATCATCGCCATCTCGACGGCCTGGTCGTGGTGCACCTGCATGTCGCGGGCGAAGCCGATGTCGGCGGCGTTGGGCACGGCCGGGGCGTTGTCGAAGAGCGAGAAGCGCCCGATGGCGAAGCCGACCGCGACCACCGCCAGCGCGACCAGCCCGGCGGCGATCCACCGGCCCGGCCGGCGCTCCGTGCGTTCGGTCATCGGGTCACTGACGGCCGGGGGCGTCGACGCCGCCGCTGCACGCGGCGAGCGGCTCGGGGGCGTTCTGGCTGCGCCAGTACTCGGTGAAGAACTCGGGGATGCGGGTGTCATCCGCGGCGTCCAGCTTCAGCTGCGCATTCCACGCACTCAGCACGATGGGGGAGTCGAGGCCCTCGAACGGCGAAAGCAGCGTGTACGTCTGCGGGAAGTAGCTCTTCAGGGTCGCGAGCTCGTCGTCGCCCACCCTGGCGGGGTCGTACGTGACCCAGATCGCGCCGTGCTCCATGGAGTGCACGGCATTCTCGTTCGGGACGGGCTCGGTGTAGATGCCGCAGTTGAGCCAGAACGGGTTGTGCTCCCCGCCGGCCGGCGGGGTCTGCGGGTAGTCGACCGGGCCCTCGACGTGGTTCGTGGTGTTCGAGAACGTCTCGACGCCCTCGATGACCGCGCCCGTCGAGTTCTGCGCCTGATAGGTGACCGGCTTCGGCGTGAAGACGATCGAGGCGACCACGAGCGCGACGACGACGACCGCTGCCCCCGAGCCGACGACCCACCACACGAGCTTGCTGCGCCGGCGCTTGGCCAGCTGGCGCTGGTACTCGGCGAGCTTCTCCTGGCGGCGCTGTTCGCGCTCCTGCTTCTGGGAGCTGGCGATCTTCGCCTGCGTCGCGGGATTGCCGCTCTGGCGCTTGTCGGGCGTCGGGGTCATGTGATGTACGTCCTCGGGTGGGTGCGGGCACGGAAGGGCGGA
Protein-coding sequences here:
- a CDS encoding DUF305 domain-containing protein, yielding MTERTERRPGRWIAAGLVALAVVAVGFAIGRFSLFDNAPAVPNAADIGFARDMQVHHDQAVEMAMIAYQGTQDDTVRALSYDIATGQAAQNGMMFEWLTQWGVPQQGTLMSWMGDTDAHGSHGAGADADPAELRASMGMATDAELAELRSASGTALDCQFLTLMIRHHEGAIPMAEAVLERGSIPRVLQVAETMKTNQTAEIDAMRASQARLGCAAG
- a CDS encoding DUF3105 domain-containing protein — encoded protein: MTPTPDKRQSGNPATQAKIASSQKQEREQRRQEKLAEYQRQLAKRRRSKLVWWVVGSGAAVVVVALVVASIVFTPKPVTYQAQNSTGAVIEGVETFSNTTNHVEGPVDYPQTPPAGGEHNPFWLNCGIYTEPVPNENAVHSMEHGAIWVTYDPARVGDDELATLKSYFPQTYTLLSPFEGLDSPIVLSAWNAQLKLDAADDTRIPEFFTEYWRSQNAPEPLAACSGGVDAPGRQ